The Branchiostoma lanceolatum isolate klBraLanc5 chromosome 5, klBraLanc5.hap2, whole genome shotgun sequence region TGCCAAGCAAAAACTGATGATCATCTCCTCTTGCCCAGGAAGCCTGTCAGGCTGCTGCTGCTAAAGCTTTCCAAAAGCACGACAAGACGGGGAAAGGGAGTGGTTTCCTTGATAACAAGGAGGCTGACAGGGCAATCAACACCCTGGTAGGAGCTAAGGAGAATGAGAAGGGCATCCCCAAACATGTCATCAAGGACATTCTGCAGCAGGTGGAGCAGGACGGTAAGTTGAAACTGTATCATCGATCTTGGTGATCATTAATGATGGCCAAGGCAGGGTTATTCCTGAGTTGGTCGTCCCCGTCAGATTTACATGAAACAAGCTGCAAGGGATGCCAGGATATAAGCCGTGGACTTAACAAATCATCATGTAAGACAGGTACTCTTGTAGAGAGAGTGGACTTCAGGCAACCCATCCGAATGATATATGATGGAGCGGAAAAGATGAGCTTGAATTTCCAAGCAACCctacaaaataaaatgtagCAGTTACTGATAACATTACAAAGATGGTGGTATGCATGAAACAAGAATCTAAAAACATTGCTGATCCAACAGAGACTCCAGTGTCATTTACATATTAATGACCCAACCAGTACCAGAGTAGTGTATAAAGGAAATGTTGCCATGTTACTATTCTACTACTttttcaatcatcatcattatatctTGTCGCTATATCTTGACATTACCTGTTCAATGATACAGCTTCAGTGTCATTATCCAGAAGGCATTGATAACATAGTTTTTTGATGTGACAGTCTTAGCGTACCAAGTGAAATTATAGGAGGTGATGTTGCATTTATCCATTTTAGAGCACTTCAGAACTAATCATTTACAGTGAGCTACTTGTAAACTCGGACTGCTCATGTTGCTTTGTGTTTCTGTCCACAGCAAGTGGTATTTCCGAGGAACAGTTTATCGGAGCATCATGGAACATTCTTAACAAGTACCACCAGGTAGGTCCTGCGGTTGTCAGTCACTGactgtaaaacatgtacatcTAGAAATTAATGTCTGTTGACTTAAATGCTCATCACAACTTCAGTCTAAACATACTGGGATTTGGTTGGCCTTTCTAAGAAGTTACTCATGGTTAAAACACAATGTTTATCAAGAAAAACGTTGTGAACATTGGTAGAGATATTGTTACTTTGAATGTCTtgtcatatatgtatatagcaaCTAGATAGCATACCTTTGCCAGTCAATTTTGTCTCATCGCAATGTAAATGATATGCAAAGAAGTCTCTCATCAgcataatttatacatattCATTATCTCCTCTCTCCAAATCATAGATGTTGCAATCATCTTTAGGAAGCTACAGTAGTATCtccttattgattatgcaaatgatgacaaaatactataatctaTGTCTGATGATTTTCACCTTTATCTACCTTTTCACATGTCATTTGTATTAATATGCCATCATTAAACACTTAAAGGTATATTGCAGTTTTCTCATTATTTACGCAAATAAGGTCATGATTTACATTATTTATATCCATTGATGTTCCTCTTTAAGAAAGTTACAAATGTACTGAGTATGAAGTTCCTTTCATTAGGCACAATCGaaaaataaactttcctcattcatcatgcaaatcaaatcctactttgcataatcacGTTACATGTTATTATGTTGGTCTTCATCAAAGCTACATACCGTAAAAACAATCATTACTtccttcttgacttatcctgaAGTCTGCAGCTGAAACGCCCCCTGCTATTCCAAAAAGAGCTGCTAGAGGGTCCAAACTTCTGTGTCACTTCTTCCTGACCTCAAGAGCTGTCTAccaaaatcgtgaccatagcttgtccagaacatgagatatcaaagcTGGCAGTTACGCTGCAGTAacatagaaagctgctaggggccccaaaaagTAATATTTTCGAGGTTTCACTaagatctacccacatacccaATGTCCTTCCAGGTATTCATGAGTTattaagcacacacacacacacaaacacacacacacacacacacacacgcacacacacgcacacgcacacactcaaaTGCTaacgaaaatataaccttcttgccaGAGGTATCAATTAACAACCCTTTAATATTGAATGCTTGGATACTAAATTGTATCATTCAATGGCTCCAGATCATGCATGAGTTTAAGTGGGTTATCATTGTTATTGGGTATTGTTGTTCACACTATCCCATCTCACTGTCCTGTAGAAAGAGCTGGCTAAGGCAGAAGGCAAGGCTGACTCCAGCAGCTCGTCCTCATCCTCATCCTCATCCTCATCCTCTGATGAAGAGTAAACACAGCAAGGTGAGGTCTAATCCCTTCTACAGGACAGTTTCAATACCTTCTTCTAAAACTTGCAGTCATCTGATAATATTAAATCAAAATTCTTTCTAGAACAAGATGTTTGTACTTCAGTCATTGTCATTTTGTTCTGTGTAGGTGAATAGGTAAAATAGCTTTACttgaaacaaaagaagacatgATCTttatcaaaggtgaaggtcacaCAGTAAGAGAAATGCTTTATAAACATCTGATCTGGTTTACTTCTACATTAATCGATGGCAGGTTATGGCATTTGAGAAAATTCAAGTGCCTTTTGTTACTGGTTACAATTTATATCTAAACGATCCTCAAAATAAGCAGAACACAGTCTATTACCATATTTCTGCAATTATTTCCAGACAGGGAACTTCCTAGACCTGAAGCTGTGGGCAGACTGTAGGTGGCGTCAAGAGATAACAAATAAATATAATCATAATAACTGGAGTGGGATCTGCAGAGGCTAAGGGCGGGGTTGGGGGGAACATACAGGTGCAATAAGTGCAGTAAACCTGTGTGATGATACTTGGTATAAACTTTCGTGATTACTGttaaaaggcaaccaaagcaatattagggaccaaaatatggaaataaaaaaatgctgaaatcgtTATTGTTGTGACATTTACTatcactgtctagcacatttgtgtaataacttcatacagtgagcattttaaaaccgtacAAAagatgccatacgatgatccccttagtttttcgagcctacaaaaatcccggcgacgattttcagtgagttctcacattacaatgaagacatatttttgtatcatggatgtcgctatacattgtgatagtgttgcttgaactaatcatgtatagaaatgactaaataaattgactttcaaaatccgattttcgagccctaatattgcttaggttgcctttaatatgGCTGCATTGTTTGTCTTTGTCGGATTGACAGATATGGGTGTAAGGGGATGTGGCTTATGCTAATTTCAATGGTGCTTAGAGATTAACACAGGTTGTtatcaagatgatgatgatagaaccTTGGCTTCATGGGGTGGACATGATCTATTATCTCTAATAATTACTGTACTTGCACTATCTTTAATAGACCAGGATCATTGGTAGTTTCTTATTTAGCAGTAATTTTAGACTGCATAAAACAAGAAACATTCAGCTGAAACATGCTGACAAGTCAAACAAAACTGCTATATGCTGCTACAAATGATGGATTTGATTATAAATGGTCTGCTATCAAAAGGTGGTCAAAGTTATTGATTCATGGTGAGTTTATAGATATATTTGTTTTAGGTAAAAAGAACCCCTCAAaactaaatactgtaaatgcatttaagtttacgtggtttttatttcgcggtagggagaaattgGTGTGTTCGCGGTGGATTATCTCCGCGATTGAAAccatagtagcgctacagtcataggtgggcaaaaaatttcgcggtggttttaagttcgcgatgaaagttcaccgcgaaaaccgcgaacttaaaaccaccgcgaatatttctgcatttacagtagtctacaATAACACATCATATTTTTACATAGGTGACGCAAACATGAATTAAGTTCTAGGCAAAGTTTTGAATGCTAACAGTCACGTTAAAAACCTCGTCTGGGGTTTACGTATACAGAACGCTTTcttgtactagtattttgttgCTCTTTTGGGCCAAACACAGTAAGAAAAGTGATAACAATGCAGACTGCTGACCCATAAATGATGTGGGTGTAGTACCAGTCAATCTTAAAATGATCCCACCTGTTGGaccagttcttcttcttcttcgataCTGCTGAGCCCGCCTTTCGGCGGATTATTAGCAGCTGCGAGTTAGTAACAGGTGCAAACAAGGGGTAGATTGGGGGCTGGACAATGACATGTTAGtaattcatccattcattggtagtccttcgaagacgaagatgactgtcagtgtgttACTCATTCACGGGGGATATGCCCTCATGTGGCTTCTCAgtaattatatatttacatatatacaaggacggggGGCAGCTCAATGCAGCGAAGCCCGTCCCAGCTcagttttgaactgggagagggactcCGCCTCCGCCACACTAGGCTCAAGTTCattccactctttgatggtacgagggaagaacgagagcctgtaGTAGTTGGTCTTACACGCGATGGTTCTGCAAGTATCATTACTGTTCAGAAACAGTTTGTTGGGTCAGGGGTCAAAGTGTTCTCCAGCGTTAGTGGATAAAAAAACCAAAGCCAAcagcaaaaaaaggaacataCAGTGGAGGCAAACATGAGGAACAACATTCGAGTCTCAAAGCCAAGATTAAGAAGACACAAAGAGTATAAGAGGCTGTGAAAGGGGTAATGGAGAACATGGTAAATTAAAGAGATAGGGGATAATCCttagaattttttttgcattttttctaTATGCATGCATGTCCTTCAGGTAGAGAactcaaacagacaaaaactgaCAGATTTAGCCGACAGAGAAAAAGTAAAACGGTAGTCACTattttcagtgtgtgtgtgtgtgtgtgtgtgtgtgtgtgtgtgtgtgtgtgtgtgtgtgtgtgtgtgtgtgtgtgtgtgtgtgtgcgcgcgtgtatTTTGGTATGATTATTGTGTGTGTTTaggtagtgttcagcaccaaggacaggtagcTTGCTTCTGTGCATACGagtgttttgattttgaatttttttttttggccggGCGCTTAATGATTGGTTACTTTTTAAAGAAACTCACAAGTAATTAACAATTTTCCGCCTTCTTCTATTGCACCTTTTATTAAAGGATCAAAAGCGCCCCCTACCAATCCTTATGACAACCGCAATATTCTACTTCAACGTAGACATTAAAAAGGATCAAGCCTGgatgttcagcatcaaggacagttTGCTTTCTTGCGTGTGTAAAACTGGCCTGATTATGAATCAACTGCAGCACTACGAACAGgcgtgtttgtatgtctgacaggtgtggtgtttagAATGAAAGACggttttttttctgatcattGAGATGTCTActtcaggaccaaggacaggtgcGTTTGTGTATCTTACAGGTGTGGTGTCCAAATAGATACGTTAGTGTGAGAGCAACGATCAACACCATTGTAAGCCTAACAGATTTGTCTTCGAAGCGTAATTTAGCATTAACGTTAgatatttatgtgtgtgtgtaagtgtgtgtctgtgtgtgtgtctgtgtatttgcATATGACTTTGGTTTCATACATATTTGACTAGCGTACGTTTAGCGCGAAGAACATGTCGCTTGCTTCCGTGTGGACAACCGTTCCAATTGAATGTTTTTGTTCAAAAGTGAAAGATTTTCTGCCATAGCGCATTTATACTTTTGGAAAAAGCGTTGCCTGGTAATCCTTGCTAGAACTCCAATTTTCTCATTTCAATGACACTCCatcctcatggatcaaaagcgtcgccttGCACTGTTAATCAGAACTGCACTGCAATCTTCGCAGTGACTGTTCGTTTTTTTATGATCAAAGAGGAAATGGCGGAAAATAAGCCACAGAATAATCAATACCGGACTCCTATCACACGACCAGGGCACGTACGGAAATATATACTACTGCTCTCTATGAAACTTTGTGATCCGTCAGTTTATCGCCGGCATTGCGCTGCCAGGTTACGCGTTTGATCCTCGAGAACAAAATCTAGTACAATCTCATGGATCATaagcgtcacctagcaatgTTTACTAGATCTGCAATGATTCGCGGTCCACCGCTATCCTGTTGTAAAGCATTATGCTGTGTACATGCAACACTTTGAAACACACGTATACACATTTACTATTCCACAATAGACGAACCGTGTCCAGCACCAAGAATAGATCTGCAATTCTTCATGATAAGCCGCCGCCACTTTGAAAGTACCGTGTTGTGCACAGGAAAAGCTTTACAAACACATACTATACAGACGATAGAAAAACTGTTCATCAGGTTTGAAATATGGCAGAAAGTGGATTTCAAACGTCCCCGTGGTCGTGTCACAGTAAGTTCGTGAATGGCCATTGATGGGACCAGGGTTCACTTCCCTTCCTTCTCCTCAATGATTTGTCGTATGTGATTAAGAAAGCAGGTAAAATGCATCAGCACAATGAATAGGtgtgtttgtctctctctctgtttgtcGCCTGGTAATTTTAAGAGAAGTGCATTTATCTACCGTCAGTGATGCTCTAGGCTCATCGGTCAAAAGCGATCTCACAGCTCTGGGATGGAATCTCAGCTGATAAGGCATCCAGCGTGATTTGTTTCACTATGTAGGTCCCTGGTCACACCACGGGAGTCCACCTGCCTCAGGTATAGTATaagtttatttctaaaatgctGAACGTTCACAGCAAAGTACTTTTCAACAGGACATCTCACTGCaaacgcttttgatccatgaagaAGGAGGTGTTATATCAGAAGCAATATTTCCAACTTAATGAGCCGCTGTGTCATCAATGACGTTACCACACACGCAATATCATTCATCTCTCGATCTGTTAATTTTGTCATTAGTATATATCCTAATTGAGTGTTTGAGACGTTTCGCAAGAAATTTTTATTATCTTTTGACAAGGCCAAATTTGAATGGGTTTTGCTTTCATCAGTCCTGCTCTGTATGCTAATTTCTgaatgtttgatttgatttatttttttgtatgaaaacatACTGCCAGGGCCGCAGTACCTTAcaagccgaaggctattacaaagggctagtccTGGTGACTGAATTACATAtacattagtgctgcgtaccggtactgtgtactggTACAGTGCCGTGAAAATCGATTAGGTACACGTCCAAAAAAcatgatcatgaagtaccggtactgtaccgatataaatttacagcaagtatgtgcttattttgtgactgatctcctgaccccaTTGCCACATGCGACACCAAACCGTAACAAAAGTGACACCTTGGGACAgcataactaatatgcaacagatcttTCAGGCTGgtcgggagttttgatagcaagaccGTAGTTTGGCGGTAAGAAACCTaattatgttctttgaataaagatactgacaagttgttaACAGCTtattaatgtttctgtcatgattgaagaagttcagaagaacacatgataatttgtcaaattgttcaggtacaggtacaggtctggacctgtgcctgtacctgatgttacgtttaggtacgcagcacaaatatacatgtaacgtacaATATAAGTGCTTCATCATCATTCAATGAACCGCTAGAAGTCGCTTTTGATCCTTGGACCCCACCTTCGAAATTCCCGGCTGATCGCACTCCATGCCTGAAAAGTCGCCAACACAGCGAAGGGAAgaaattgtattgttttgtgtttcaCTGATCTATTAATATGTTGTTCGTCTGTTGATACACATATATACGTTTTATAGTCCACATTGTGGCAAAGAAAAACAGCTTATAAccaaacagaaacacacacgccCCAGCCCAACCGATTGCTGTCCATCAGACTGGTTCAAGCGGGCGTGTTTGCAATGGCAACGGCGTTTATGAGAAGCGCCTAGAAGGTCAAGGTCTAAGAAAAAGTTGCaattattatgaaatatacgtggtcaggaaagatgaacaaactcaaaacacagagtatggtatacccgataatagattcttcatttttgttctgactttcacatcttcttctttgactttggaatagaCTGtgacattctacgacatcagtatccgtttttttgtgtgtgtgcaattTACAGCT contains the following coding sequences:
- the LOC136435730 gene encoding uncharacterized protein: MEFVKKFFRKKMDKDRVRKNVEELLDDEEACQAAAAKAFQKHDKTGKGSGFLDNKEADRAINTLVGAKENEKGIPKHVIKDILQQVEQDASGISEEQFIGASWNILNKYHQKELAKAEGKADSSSSSSSSSSSSSSDEE